One segment of Kogia breviceps isolate mKogBre1 chromosome 14, mKogBre1 haplotype 1, whole genome shotgun sequence DNA contains the following:
- the PRRT2 gene encoding proline-rich transmembrane protein 2 isoform X1: MGRRHPQEARGGRARQRREWSPGRLPRIAAVSAALSFPQRPSPLSYLKMAASSSEVSEMKGVEEGPQTQGEGPGHSEAGTGPPQIPAGVPDKPETLQPGPDITGAPVDPEPKAGLAPETTETPTVAPETAQARDLSSSPGGESKANSSTEETCQELASKPEVSNEATANQGSNLESTAPLEPASEPAPQLEPQPDPQPDPQPASQPTSKPVLQPEPPTQEDPTSEVLTENVGEKQENGAVVPLQAGDGDGEEGPAPQPHSPPSTKTPPANGAPPRVLQQLVEEDRLGRADGGHSGSPRGSLSRHPSSQLAGSGVEGGEGTQKPRDYIILAILSCFCPMWPVNIVAFAYAVMSRNSLQQGDVDGAQRLGRVAKLLSIVALVGGVLIIIASCVINLGGEWGSGTGREEWKGWQGQLY; encoded by the exons ATGGGAAGGAGGCACCCCCAGGAGGCGCGCGGGGGAAGGGCCAGGCAGCGGCGCGAGTGGTCCCCCGGCCGGTTGCCCAG gATTGCTGCTGTCTCTGCTGCTCTATCCTTCCCACAGaggccctctcccctctcctatCTCAAGATGGCAGCCAGCAGCTCTGAGGTCTCTGAGATGAAGGGGGTAGAGGAGGGTCCCCAGACCCAGGGAGAAGGGCCTGGCCATTCTGAAGCCGGAACTGGTCCTCCCCAGATCCCAGCTGGGGTCCCAGATAAGCCAGAGACCCTGCAGCCAGGCCCAGACATCACTGGGGCCCCTGTGGACCCAGAGCCCAAGGCTGGGCTGGCTCCAGAAACCACAGAGACCCCAACCGTGGCCCCAGAAACAGCTCAGGCCAGAGACCTCAGCTCAAGCCCAGGAGGGGAATCAAAGGCCAACTCCAGCAccgaagaaacatgccaagagcTAGCATCCAAACCAGAAGTGAGCAATGAGGCCACTGCAAACCAGGGGTCCAACCTGGAATCCACAGCCCCACTTGAGCCAGCCTCAGAGCCTGCTCCCCAGCTGGAACCCCAGCCAGACCCTCAGCCAGACCCCCAGCCAGCTTCCCAGCCCACGTCCAAGCCAGTCCTTCAGCCAGAGCCCCCTACCCAGGAGGACCCCACCTCTGAGGTCCTGACTGAGAACGTGGGAGAAAAGCAGGAGAATGGGGCAGTGGTTCCCCTGCAGGCTGGTGATGGTGATGGGGAAGAGGGTCCAGCCCCCCAGCCTCACTCACCACCCTCAACAAAAACCCCCCCAGCCAACGGGGCTCCACCCCGTGTGCTGCAGCAGCTGGTTGAGGAGGATAGACTAGGAAGGGCTGACGGTGGGCATTCAGGATCTCCCCGAGGTAGCCTGAGCCGCCACCCTAGTTCTCAGCTGGCAGggtctggggtggagggaggtgaaGGCACCCAGAAACCTCGGGACTACATCATCCTCGCCATCCTGTCCTGCTTCTGCCCCATGTGGCCTGTCAACATCGTGGCCTTCGCTTATGCCGTCATG TCCCGGAACAGCCTGCAGCAGGGGGACGTGGATGGGGCCCAGCGTCTGGGTCGTGTGGCCAAGCTTTTAAGCATCGTGGCGCTGGTAGGGGGGGTCCTCATCATCATCGCCTCCTGCGTCATCAACTTGGGCGGTGAGTGGGGGTCTGGGACAGGCCGGGAGGAATGGAAGGGTTGGCAAGGGCAGCTTTACTAA
- the PAGR1 gene encoding PAXIP1-associated glutamate-rich protein 1 — protein MSLVRGHGDIAATTAAPLPEEGEVTSGLQALAVEDTGGLSASADQAEEEGEGGREEAEHEGSGAEEVQGEVPSTEGEEHAKGESEDWCVPCSDEEVELPADGQSWMPPPSEIQRLYELLAAHGTLELQAEILPRRPPTPEAQSEEERSDEEPEAKEEEEEKPHMPTEFDFDDEPMTPKDSLIDRRRTPGSSARSQKREARLDKVLSDMKRHKKLEEQILRTGRDLFSLDSEDASPTSPPLRSSGSSLFPRQRKY, from the exons ATGTCCCTTGTCCGGGGCCATGGAGACATTGCAGCCACCACGGCGGCGCCTCTGCCTGAAGAAGGGGAAGTGACCTCCGGCCTCCAGGCTCTGGCCGTGGAGGATACCGGAGGCCTCTCTGCTTCGGCCGATCAAGCCgaggaagagggggaaggaggCCGGGAGGAGGCTGAGCATGAGGGGTCCGGGGCCGAGGAGGTGCAGGGAGAAGTCCCCAGCACTGAGGGGGAAGAGCATGCAAAGGGAGAATCCGAGGACTGGTGCGTGCCCTGCAGCGATGAAGAGGTGGAGCTGCCTGCGGATGGGCAGTCCTGGATGCCACCCCCCTCGGAAATCCAAAGGCTCTATGAACTGCTGGCTGCCCACGGTACCCTGGAGCTACAGGCTGAGATCCTGCCCCGCCGGCCACCCACACCTGAGGCCCAGAGTGAAGAGGAGAGATCCGATGAGGAGCCAGAGgccaaagaggaggaagaggaaaa ACCGCACATGCCCACAGAATTTGACTTTGATGATGAGCCAATGACACCAAAGGACTCCCTGATTGACCGGAGACGCACCCCAG GAAGCTCAGCCCGGAGCCAGAAACGGGAAGCACGCCTGGACAAGGTCCTCTCAGACATGAAGCGACACAAGAAGCTGGAGGAGCAGATCCTTCGTACTGGCAGGGACCTCTTCAGCCTGGACTCAGAGGATGCCAGCCCCACCAGCCCCCCGCTCCGGTCCTCAGGAAGTAGTCTCTTCCCCCGGCAGCGGAAATACTGA
- the PRRT2 gene encoding proline-rich transmembrane protein 2 isoform X2 produces the protein MAASSSEVSEMKGVEEGPQTQGEGPGHSEAGTGPPQIPAGVPDKPETLQPGPDITGAPVDPEPKAGLAPETTETPTVAPETAQARDLSSSPGGESKANSSTEETCQELASKPEVSNEATANQGSNLESTAPLEPASEPAPQLEPQPDPQPDPQPASQPTSKPVLQPEPPTQEDPTSEVLTENVGEKQENGAVVPLQAGDGDGEEGPAPQPHSPPSTKTPPANGAPPRVLQQLVEEDRLGRADGGHSGSPRGSLSRHPSSQLAGSGVEGGEGTQKPRDYIILAILSCFCPMWPVNIVAFAYAVMSRNSLQQGDVDGAQRLGRVAKLLSIVALVGGVLIIIASCVINLGVYK, from the exons ATGGCAGCCAGCAGCTCTGAGGTCTCTGAGATGAAGGGGGTAGAGGAGGGTCCCCAGACCCAGGGAGAAGGGCCTGGCCATTCTGAAGCCGGAACTGGTCCTCCCCAGATCCCAGCTGGGGTCCCAGATAAGCCAGAGACCCTGCAGCCAGGCCCAGACATCACTGGGGCCCCTGTGGACCCAGAGCCCAAGGCTGGGCTGGCTCCAGAAACCACAGAGACCCCAACCGTGGCCCCAGAAACAGCTCAGGCCAGAGACCTCAGCTCAAGCCCAGGAGGGGAATCAAAGGCCAACTCCAGCAccgaagaaacatgccaagagcTAGCATCCAAACCAGAAGTGAGCAATGAGGCCACTGCAAACCAGGGGTCCAACCTGGAATCCACAGCCCCACTTGAGCCAGCCTCAGAGCCTGCTCCCCAGCTGGAACCCCAGCCAGACCCTCAGCCAGACCCCCAGCCAGCTTCCCAGCCCACGTCCAAGCCAGTCCTTCAGCCAGAGCCCCCTACCCAGGAGGACCCCACCTCTGAGGTCCTGACTGAGAACGTGGGAGAAAAGCAGGAGAATGGGGCAGTGGTTCCCCTGCAGGCTGGTGATGGTGATGGGGAAGAGGGTCCAGCCCCCCAGCCTCACTCACCACCCTCAACAAAAACCCCCCCAGCCAACGGGGCTCCACCCCGTGTGCTGCAGCAGCTGGTTGAGGAGGATAGACTAGGAAGGGCTGACGGTGGGCATTCAGGATCTCCCCGAGGTAGCCTGAGCCGCCACCCTAGTTCTCAGCTGGCAGggtctggggtggagggaggtgaaGGCACCCAGAAACCTCGGGACTACATCATCCTCGCCATCCTGTCCTGCTTCTGCCCCATGTGGCCTGTCAACATCGTGGCCTTCGCTTATGCCGTCATG TCCCGGAACAGCCTGCAGCAGGGGGACGTGGATGGGGCCCAGCGTCTGGGTCGTGTGGCCAAGCTTTTAAGCATCGTGGCGCTGGTAGGGGGGGTCCTCATCATCATCGCCTCCTGCGTCATCAACTTGGGCG TGTATAAGTGA
- the MVP gene encoding major vault protein, protein MATEESIIRIPPYHYIHVLDQNSNVSRVEVGPKTYIRQDNERVLFAPKHMVTIPPRHYCTVTNPVARDTQNAVLFDITGQVRLRHADLEIRLAQDPFPLYPGEVLEKDITPLQVVLPNTALHLKALLDFEDKNGDKVVAGDEWLFEGPGTYIPRKEVEVVEIIQATIIKQNQALRLRARKECWDREGKERVTGEEWLVRSVGAYLPAVFEEVLDVVDAVILTEKTALHLRARQNFRDFRGVTRRTGEEWLVTTQDADAHVPDVYEEVMGVVSITTLGPHNYCVILDPVGPDGKNQMGQKRVVKGEKSFFLQPGEKLERGIQNVYVLSEQQGLLLRALRPLEEGEGEEKVFHQAGDRWLIRGPLEYVPPAKVEVVEERQAIPLDENEGIYVQDVKTGRVRAVIGRTYMLTQDEVLWEKELPPGVEELLNKGQDPLADRGEKETSKTPRPCAPRNKTHVVSYRVPHNAAAQVYGYREKRARVVFGPELVSLGPEEQFTVLSLSAGRPKRPHGRRALCLLLGPDFFTDIITIETADHARLQLQLAYNWHFELTDRKDPQETAKLFSVPDFVGDACKAIASRVRGAVASVTFEDFHKNSARIIRTAVFGFEAPETKGSDSMALPQPRDRAVFPQNGLVVSSVDVQSLDPVDQRTRDALQRSVQLAIEITTNSQEAAAKHEAQRLEQEARGRLERQKILDQSEAEKARRELLELEALSTTVESTGTAKAEAESRAEAARIEGEGSVLQAKLKAEALAIETEAELQRVKKVRELELVYARAQLELEVSKAQQLAEVEVKKFKQMTEALGPSTIRDLAVAGPEMQVKLLQSLGLKSTLITDGSAPINLFNTALGLLGLGSEAQPTAKKAASGPSAQEGLLLPSTSGLLTLGSNQVIP, encoded by the exons ATGGCAACTGAAGAGTCCATCATCCGCATCCCGCCGTACCACTACATCCATGTGCTGGACCAGAACAGCAACGTGTCCCGCGTGGAGGTCGGGCCAAAGACTTACATCCGGCAGGACAATGAGAG GGTCCTGTTTGCCCCCAAGCACATGGTGACGATCCCCCCACGCCACTACTGCACAGTAACCAACCCGGTGGCCCGGGACACCCAGAACGCCGTGCTGTTCGACATCACAGGACAAGTACGGCTCCGCCACGCTGACCTAGAGATCCGGCTGGCCCAGGACCCCTTCCCCCTGTATCCAGGGGAGGTGCTGGAAAAG GACATCACCCCACTGCAGGTGGTTCTGCCCAACACCGCCCTCCATCTTAAGGCGCTGCTGGATTTTGAGGATAAGAACGGAGACAAGGTGGTGGCAGGAGATGAGTGGCTATTTGAAGGACCTG GCACGTATATCCCCCGGAAGGAGGTGGAGGTTGTGGAGATCATTCAGGCAACGATCATCAAGCAGAACCAGGCCCTGCGGCTGAGGGCCCGCAAGGAATGCTGGGACcgggagggcaaggagagagtgACAG GAGAAGAATGGCTGGTCCGTTCCGTGGGTGCGTACCTTCCCGCAGTGTTTGAGGAGGTTCTCGATGTGGTGGATGCTGTGATCCTTACGGAAAAG ACAGCCCTGCACCTCCGGGCCCGGCAGAACTTCCGAGACTTCAGGGGGGTGACCCGCCGCACTGGGGAGGAGTGGCTGGTGACCACGCAGGACGCAGATGCCCACGTACCAGATGTCTATGAGGAGGTGATGGGGGTCGTGTCCATCACCACCTTGGGTCCCCACAACTACTGTGTGATTCTCGACCCGGTGGGACCGGATGGCAAGAACCAGATGGGGCAAAAGCGTGTGGTCAAG GGAGAGAAGTCTTTCTTCCTCCAGCCCGGGGAGAAGCTGGAACGAGGCATCCAGAACGTATACGTGCTGTCGGAACAGCAGGGGCTGCTGCTGAGGGCCCTGCGGCCCCTGGAGGAGGGTGAGGGCGAGGAGAAGGTCTTCCACCAGGCGGGGGACCGCTGGCTCATCCGTGGACCCCTGGAGTACGTGCCACCTGCCAAGGTGGAGGTGGTAGAAGAGCGTCAGGCCATCCCGCTGGATGAGAACGAGGGCATCTACGTGCAGGACGTCAAAACCGGGAGG GTGCGTGCCGTGATCGGGAGGACCTACATGCTGACCCAGGATGAAGTCCTGTGGGAGAAGGAGCTGCCTCCGGGGGTGGAGGAGCTGCTGAACAAGGGGCAGGACCCTCTGGCGGACAGGGGTGAGAAAGAGACATCCAAGACTCCTAGGCCCTGCGCTCCCCGGAACAAGACCCACGTGGTTAGCTACCGCGTACCCCACAATGCTGCGGCGCAGGTGTACGGCTACCGCGAGAAGAGAGCCCG CGTGGTCTTTGGGCCAGAGCTGGTGTCGCTGGGTCCCGAGGAGCAGTTCACGGTGTTGTCCCTCTCGGCTGGGCGACCCAAGCGTCCCCACGGCCGCCGCGCGCTCTGCCTCCTGCTGGGGCCTGACTTCTTCACCGACATCATCACCATCGAAACCGCAGACCACGCCAGGCTCCAGCTGCAGCTTGCCTACAACTG GCACTTTGAGCTGACTGACCGGAAGGACCCCCAAGAGACGGCCAAGCTCTTCTCAGTGCCCGACTTCGTGGGTGATGCCTGCAAGGCCATCGCGTCCCGGGTGCGAGGGGCCGTGGCCTCTGTCACCTTTGAGGACTTCCATAAGAACTCGGCCCGCATCATTCGCACCGCTGTCTTTGGCTTTGAGGCCCCAGAAACCAAGGGGTCTGACAGCatggccctgccccagccccgggATCGGGCTGTCTTCCCCCAAAATGGGCTCGTGGTCAGCAGTGTGGATGTGCAGTCGTTGGATCCTGTGGACCAGAGGACCAGGGACGCCCTGCAGCGCAGCGTCCAGCTGGCCATTGAGATCACCACCAACTCCCAGGAGGCAGCTGCCAA GCACGAGGCTCAGAGACTAGAACAAGAAGCCCGTGGCCGGCTTGAGAGACAGAAGATCTTAGACCAATCAGAAGCTGAAAAAGCTCGCAGGGAGCTCTTGGAGctggaggctctgag CACCACGGTGGAGAGCACTGGGACCGCCAAGGCAGAGGCCGAGTCTCGAGCAGAGGCGGCGCGCATTGAGGGAGAAGGCTCTGTGCTCCAGGCCAAGCTCAAGGCAGAGGCCTTGGCCATTGAGACG GAGGCTGAGCTCCAGAGAGTAAAGAAAGTGCGAGAGCTCGAACTGGTCTATGCCCGGGCCCAGCTGGAGCTGGAGGTGAGCAAGGCCCAGCAGCTGGCTGAGGTAGAGGTGAAGAAGTTCAAGCAGATGACAGAGGCCCTGGGTCCCAGCACCATCAGGGACCTCGCTGTGGCAGGACCGGAGATGCag GTAAAACTGCTCCAGAGCCTGGGCCTAAAATCAACTCTCATCACCGATGGCTCTGCTCCCATCAACCTCTTCAACACAGCTTTGGGTCTGCTGGGGCTCGGGTCTGAGGCGCAGCCCACAGCCAAGAAGGCAGCTTCGGGGCCCAGTGCCCAAGAGGGCTTGCTTCTCCCCTCCACCTCTGGCCTTCTAACTCTTGGAAGCAACCAGGTCATTCCTTAG